Proteins encoded in a region of the Ptychodera flava strain L36383 chromosome 4, AS_Pfla_20210202, whole genome shotgun sequence genome:
- the LOC139131274 gene encoding cytochrome P450 4F5-like, with amino-acid sequence MNVGNEEGIQLRQGLTHKHSHYYVQCFPARSALNVVHPDTIKTIASTAEPKNPSAFAVIREWIGDGLLASTGAKWKRNRRLLTPVFHFDMLTPYVKVYNQCVHIMLNKWKDCNETEAIEVFENISLLTLDVILKCLFSMESNCQLQGEENDYIIGVRRIALQIQIRLRDIFEFLFGKTYFLYLSSDGRKWTETLDLLHGYSRVLINHKKKMRTTKQIPGHAEYRDFLDTLLDARDEDGKGLTDQEIQDEVDTFMFEGHDTTASGISWFLYNLARHPEYQQRCREEIDGILDKKGKDELDWNDMNKIPYLTMCLKESLRIHSPVPVTSRRLRHTYQFSDGKIVHPGTIVFFAIGSLHRNPHVWENPDVYDPMRFSTENSKNRHSYAFMPFSAGPRNCIGQRFAMDEMKVVAGMILRYFELSVEGCTTPRRQLGMVLRAENGIHIKFKPRKRDTMPKSDQNDAEMS; translated from the exons ATG AATGTCGGTAACGAGGAGGGCATACAGTTACGACAAGGACTTACACACAAGCACAGTCACTACTACGTCCAGTGCTTCCCTGCGAGGTCAGCTCTTAACGTTGTCCACCCTGACACCATCAAGACAATCGCGTCAACTGCAG AGCCGAAAAATCCGTCTGCATTTGCTGTGATAAGAGAATGGATCGGCGACGGGCTTCTTGCATCGACGGGCGCGAAATGGAAGAGAAATCGGCGATTGCTCACTCCggtatttcattttgatatgctgacgcCATATGTGAAAGTCTACAACCAATGTGTCCATATAATGTTG AACAAATGGAAAGATTGTAACGAGACTGAAGCTATTGAAGTGTTTGAAAACATCAGCCTCCTGACCCTGGATGTTATACTAAAGTGTTTATTCAGCATGGAAAGCAACTGCCAACTTCAAGG agAAGAGAATGATTACATTATCGGTGTTCGTCGAATAGCCTTGCAGATTCAAATAAGGTTGCGGGACATCTTTGAGTTTCTTTTTGGTAAAACTTACTTTCTCTACCTGTCATCGGATGGACGAAAATGGACGGAAACGTTGGATCTGTTGCATGGGTACTCCCGAGTCTTGATCAatcacaaaaagaaaatgcGAACGACCAAGCAGATTCCAGGTCATGCAGAATACAGGGACTTCCTTGACACACTCTTGGATGCTAGG GATGAAGATGGTAAAGGTCTTACGGATCAGGAGATACAGGACGAAGTTGATACCTTTATGTTCGAAGGTCATGACACCACTGCCAGTGGAATTTCATGGTTCTTGTACAATCTTGCCAGACATCCAGAGTACCAGCAGAGATGTCGGGAAGAAATTGATGGAATACTGGATAAGAAAGGCAAAGATGAACTTGACTG GAACGACATGAACAAGATACCTTACTTAACTATGTGTTTGAAAGAGAGCCTGAGAATTCACTCACCTGTGCCTGTTACATCAAGAAGACTTCGCCATACATACCAATTCTCGGATGGAAAGATTGTACATCCTg GTACAATCGTCTTCTTTGCAATTGGCAGTCTTCATCGTAATCCACATGTATGGGAAAACCCGGATGTATACGATCCTATGAGATTTTCAACGGAGAACAGCAAAAACAGGCATTCATATGCATTTATGCCATTCTCTGCCGGTCCTCG GAATTGTATTGGTCAGAGGTTTGCAATGGACGAGATGAAGGTCGTTGCAGGGATGATTCTCCGTTACTTTGAGTTGTCAGTTGAAGGGTGTACCACGCCAAGACGACAGTTAGGGATGGTTTTGAGAGCAGAAAATGGGATACACATCAAGTTTAAGCCACGGAAACGCGATACCATGCCAAAATCTGACCAGAATGATGCGGAAATGTCGTAA